In Arthrobacter sp. PAMC25284, a single genomic region encodes these proteins:
- the secF gene encoding protein translocase subunit SecF, protein MANFAEFGNELYTGKRSYEFVGSKKLWFLIATVLVAFSILLPIVKGGFNLGIEFRGGSEFTVSNVSTTDAALGEKAVQDIVPGSIPRVANVAGNTMRIQTDKLTEDETLSIKEGLTSAYGVTENEVTSTFVGPTWGADVTNQALLGLVIFVGLAAVLMALYFRTWKMSLSAIAGMGVTMFITAGVYSLSDFEVTPSAIIGFLTVLSYSLYDTVVVFDKIRENTADLQASTRRTFAEEVNLAVNQTLVRSINTMMVAILPVGAILFIGAGLLGAGTLRDLSLALFVGILIGTAATIFVAAPLYAWLRQGEPELVKQATRVEHRRADAAAKTLSQANTAKA, encoded by the coding sequence ATGGCCAACTTCGCCGAGTTCGGTAACGAGCTCTACACGGGAAAACGGTCCTACGAATTCGTCGGATCCAAGAAACTCTGGTTCCTGATTGCAACCGTCCTCGTTGCCTTCTCGATCCTCCTGCCGATCGTCAAGGGCGGCTTCAACCTCGGAATTGAATTCCGGGGCGGGTCCGAGTTCACCGTATCCAACGTGAGCACCACGGATGCGGCTCTCGGCGAGAAAGCTGTCCAGGACATCGTTCCCGGAAGCATCCCGCGGGTTGCCAACGTTGCCGGCAACACCATGCGGATCCAGACAGACAAGCTCACCGAGGACGAAACGCTCAGCATCAAGGAAGGACTGACGTCCGCCTACGGTGTGACCGAGAACGAGGTGACCTCCACGTTCGTCGGTCCCACCTGGGGCGCTGATGTCACCAATCAGGCGCTGCTGGGCCTCGTCATCTTTGTGGGGCTGGCAGCGGTGCTGATGGCGCTGTACTTCCGGACCTGGAAGATGTCGCTGTCCGCAATCGCCGGCATGGGCGTGACCATGTTCATCACGGCCGGTGTCTACTCCCTCAGCGACTTCGAGGTCACCCCGTCGGCCATCATCGGATTCCTGACGGTGCTCAGCTATTCGTTGTATGACACCGTGGTGGTGTTCGACAAAATCCGGGAAAACACCGCCGACCTTCAGGCCTCCACCCGCAGGACGTTCGCTGAAGAGGTGAACCTGGCCGTCAACCAGACCCTGGTCCGGTCGATCAACACTATGATGGTGGCCATCCTTCCCGTGGGTGCCATCCTGTTCATCGGTGCCGGCCTGTTGGGTGCAGGAACTTTGCGTGACCTCTCCCTCGCCCTGTTCGTCGGAATCCTGATCGGCACCGCGGCAACCATCTTCGTTGCTGCTCCGCTGTATGCCTGGCTCCGCCAGGGCGAGCCGGAGCTGGTCAAGCAGGCCACCCGGGTGGAACACCGGCGCGCCGACGCTGCTGCCAAGACGCTTTCGCAGGCGAACACCGCCAAGGCCTGA
- a CDS encoding peptidylprolyl isomerase: MAASSRSAREARRRIQQMEGKRELRREQDRRRKRDNLVAAGAGTAAIVLAVVLQLSVFAGNPSEAEFAATQADLTSPSASATPTAGPTNAANIPDPASAAGQTFSGELRLNSGTLGVELDGTAAPQAAAVFKSLADGNFYAGVSCHRLTTAETFGVLQCGSKAGDGSSDPAYTWGPLENTPPDNNYPAGTIAVARTSGNAYGNGTQFFIVYKDTVIPADAAGGYTVVGRVTTGLDVVASIAAAGLKPGENPSDGEPAEPVTIDSFSLK; this comes from the coding sequence TTGGCGGCCAGTTCACGGAGCGCCCGCGAAGCCAGGCGGCGCATCCAGCAGATGGAAGGCAAGCGGGAGCTGCGTCGGGAACAGGACCGACGCAGGAAACGCGACAACCTCGTGGCCGCCGGTGCCGGCACCGCGGCCATCGTCCTGGCCGTCGTTCTCCAACTCTCCGTCTTCGCCGGCAACCCGAGCGAGGCGGAGTTCGCCGCCACGCAGGCGGATCTGACGAGCCCCTCCGCATCCGCCACGCCCACTGCCGGGCCGACGAACGCAGCGAACATTCCAGACCCGGCAAGCGCCGCGGGCCAGACGTTTTCCGGTGAGCTCCGACTCAACTCAGGGACGCTCGGCGTTGAACTGGACGGGACAGCGGCTCCGCAGGCCGCCGCCGTCTTCAAGTCTCTCGCGGACGGGAATTTCTACGCCGGCGTCAGTTGCCACCGCCTGACCACCGCCGAAACCTTCGGGGTCCTGCAGTGCGGTTCCAAGGCCGGGGACGGCAGCAGTGACCCGGCCTACACCTGGGGTCCGCTGGAGAACACCCCGCCGGATAACAACTACCCGGCGGGCACGATCGCCGTGGCCAGGACCAGCGGCAACGCGTACGGCAACGGCACCCAGTTCTTCATCGTCTACAAGGACACGGTCATCCCGGCGGACGCGGCGGGCGGCTACACGGTGGTCGGCAGGGTGACCACCGGACTGGACGTCGTGGCAAGCATTGCCGCCGCAGGTCTTAAACCCGGGGAGAACCCCAGCGACGGCGAACCTGCGGAACCAGTCACGATAGACTCGTTCTCACTGAAGTAA
- the secD gene encoding protein translocase subunit SecD: MARTGPKNTARRVLVWLGVVIAVLTAVLAGGTMAGQASWAPKLALDLEGGTQMILAPRVEGGSNINEEQLNQAVAIIRQRVDGSGVAEAEISTQSGRNVVVSLPGTPSRETRALIQASADMNFRPVLQAGSGAAVPAEAQVPEDQLPKPTAEPVDGSDTNWITAEVYRKFETLDCDNPSQDKQERSDPTKPLVTCEPATDGAPAIKYILGPVEVKGSNIKSSSFQLQQGAQGAVTNEWAVNIQFDDEGSQKFKTVTERLNRFYVESLSQGGSDPRAQFAIVLDDQVISAPRSLAVITDGRPQITGGFTEQSAKALSDQLRFGALPISFEIQSEQQISATLGGEQLRMGLLAGVIGLLLVVVYSLFQYRALGLVTIASLVVAGALTYLAIAILGWTENYRLSLAGVAGLIVAIGQTADSFIVYFERIRDELREGRGLVSAVANGWKRAKRTVLASKAVNLLAALVLYFVAVGNVRGFAFTLGLTAIADLIVVFMFTHPTLQLLARTKFFGEGHKFSGLDPKRLGAVPLYRGAGRIRTPQENPAVAVRAKNTGATAEAARRMTIAERRLAEQQEQAQQEQLAGSAKGAAKEGK, translated from the coding sequence ATGGCACGAACAGGCCCGAAAAACACAGCCCGCAGGGTGCTCGTCTGGCTCGGCGTTGTTATCGCCGTCCTGACCGCCGTCCTGGCCGGCGGAACCATGGCCGGGCAAGCCAGCTGGGCTCCGAAACTAGCCCTGGACCTTGAGGGCGGCACCCAGATGATTCTGGCCCCCCGGGTGGAGGGCGGCTCGAATATCAACGAGGAGCAGCTCAACCAGGCGGTGGCGATCATCCGCCAGCGTGTTGACGGTTCCGGCGTCGCGGAAGCCGAAATCAGCACCCAGTCCGGCCGCAACGTTGTGGTCAGCCTGCCCGGCACGCCATCGAGGGAAACCCGCGCGCTGATCCAGGCTTCGGCCGACATGAACTTCCGCCCCGTGCTTCAGGCCGGCTCCGGCGCTGCCGTGCCTGCCGAGGCGCAGGTTCCGGAGGACCAGTTGCCGAAGCCGACCGCCGAGCCGGTTGACGGAAGTGACACCAACTGGATCACCGCCGAGGTTTACCGCAAGTTCGAGACCCTCGACTGCGACAACCCGTCCCAGGACAAGCAGGAACGTTCCGATCCAACGAAGCCGCTGGTCACGTGCGAGCCTGCCACCGACGGCGCTCCGGCGATCAAGTACATTCTGGGACCGGTCGAGGTCAAGGGTTCAAACATCAAGTCCTCCTCGTTCCAGCTGCAGCAGGGCGCCCAAGGCGCGGTGACCAACGAGTGGGCCGTTAACATCCAGTTCGATGACGAGGGCTCACAGAAGTTCAAGACGGTCACAGAACGGCTGAACCGGTTCTACGTTGAGAGCCTCTCCCAGGGTGGTTCGGACCCGAGAGCGCAGTTCGCGATTGTGCTCGATGACCAGGTCATTTCCGCTCCCCGTTCGCTCGCTGTGATCACCGACGGACGTCCGCAGATCACGGGCGGCTTCACCGAGCAGTCCGCGAAGGCCCTGTCGGACCAATTGCGCTTCGGCGCCCTCCCGATCAGCTTCGAGATTCAGAGCGAGCAGCAGATCTCGGCCACCCTCGGCGGTGAGCAGCTCCGCATGGGCCTGTTGGCCGGTGTGATCGGCCTGCTGCTGGTGGTTGTCTACTCACTGTTCCAGTACCGCGCCCTGGGCCTGGTCACGATTGCCTCCCTGGTCGTGGCCGGCGCCCTGACCTACCTGGCCATCGCCATCCTCGGATGGACCGAGAACTACCGGCTGTCCCTTGCCGGCGTCGCGGGCCTGATCGTCGCCATCGGCCAGACGGCTGACTCCTTCATCGTCTACTTCGAACGCATCCGTGATGAACTCCGTGAAGGCCGCGGACTGGTTTCGGCCGTGGCGAATGGCTGGAAGCGGGCTAAACGCACGGTCCTCGCTTCCAAGGCCGTGAACCTGCTGGCCGCCCTGGTCCTGTACTTCGTGGCCGTGGGCAACGTCCGCGGCTTCGCCTTTACCCTGGGCCTGACCGCCATCGCCGACCTCATCGTCGTCTTTATGTTCACCCACCCGACCCTGCAGCTGCTGGCCCGCACCAAGTTCTTCGGCGAAGGCCATAAGTTCTCCGGGCTGGACCCGAAGCGTCTCGGTGCCGTGCCCCTATACCGGGGCGCCGGCCGGATCCGGACACCGCAGGAGAACCCCGCAGTGGCGGTCCGTGCCAAGAACACCGGCGCGACGGCCGAAGCCGCCCGCCGGATGACCATCGCAGAACGCCGCCTCGCGGAACAGCAGGAGCAGGCACAGCAGGAACAGCTTGCCGGCTCCGCCAAGGGTGCAGCCAAGGAAGGCAAGTAA
- a CDS encoding APC family permease encodes MPSQPPLPPALRRRLGVLDATAIGLGSMLGAGVFVVFSPAAALAGPLLPAAVAVAGVVACCNAIASAQLAALYPASGGTYVYGRRRLGPWPGFIAGWGFVTGKTASCAAMALTFGHYLAPGYAVPVAVAAVAALTGVNLLGITRTALLTRVLLAVVLASLVLVAAAAVVGPHPPSGAVPAGPDAAANIRNVLSAAGLVFFAFAGYARIATLGEEVKDPARTIPRAIFTALSLAFVIYLGLALLLQGHLPAQQLALSTAPLLDAVTGSSLQGGAPLVQAGAAAGSLGALLALITGVGRTTLAMARERDLPAALARVGGAHTVPFAAELTVAAAVIVLLLTTEVLTVVGFSSFGVLVYYAVTNASAYTLTGRPWYAPRWLNVLGFLGCLTLAVTLPPGSVLGMAAVLAAGMTVRLVVLRLRQSRPEVPGS; translated from the coding sequence ATGCCAAGCCAACCACCCCTCCCCCCTGCGCTCCGCCGCCGTCTGGGCGTCCTCGACGCCACGGCGATCGGCCTCGGATCGATGCTCGGTGCCGGGGTTTTTGTGGTGTTCTCCCCGGCCGCGGCCCTGGCCGGCCCGCTGCTTCCGGCCGCCGTCGCCGTCGCCGGGGTCGTCGCCTGCTGTAACGCGATAGCCTCCGCCCAGCTCGCCGCACTGTATCCGGCCAGCGGCGGGACGTATGTGTACGGCCGGCGCCGGCTGGGGCCATGGCCCGGGTTCATCGCCGGCTGGGGGTTCGTGACCGGCAAGACGGCGTCCTGCGCGGCGATGGCCCTGACCTTCGGGCACTATCTGGCCCCCGGCTACGCCGTCCCGGTGGCGGTGGCCGCCGTCGCCGCCCTTACCGGCGTCAACCTGCTCGGCATCACCCGCACGGCCCTGCTGACCCGGGTCCTGCTGGCCGTCGTACTGGCCAGCCTCGTGCTGGTGGCCGCCGCTGCCGTGGTGGGCCCGCACCCGCCGTCCGGAGCCGTGCCCGCCGGACCGGACGCCGCGGCAAATATCCGCAATGTTTTGTCGGCGGCGGGACTGGTGTTTTTCGCCTTCGCCGGGTACGCGCGGATCGCGACGCTGGGCGAAGAAGTCAAAGACCCCGCCCGCACCATCCCGCGGGCCATCTTTACCGCACTGTCCCTGGCATTTGTGATTTATCTGGGGCTCGCGCTGCTGCTTCAGGGGCACCTCCCGGCGCAGCAGCTGGCACTCTCGACGGCGCCATTGCTGGATGCCGTCACGGGTTCCAGCCTGCAGGGCGGCGCGCCGCTGGTGCAGGCCGGCGCCGCCGCCGGGAGCCTGGGTGCGCTCCTGGCGCTGATCACGGGTGTCGGCCGCACCACGCTGGCGATGGCGCGGGAACGTGACCTGCCCGCAGCCCTGGCCCGGGTGGGCGGCGCCCACACTGTCCCGTTCGCCGCGGAGCTCACCGTCGCGGCTGCCGTGATTGTCCTGCTGCTGACCACGGAGGTGCTGACCGTCGTCGGGTTCTCGAGCTTCGGCGTCCTGGTCTATTACGCCGTGACCAACGCCTCGGCCTATACCCTCACCGGGCGGCCGTGGTATGCCCCGCGCTGGCTGAACGTGCTCGGTTTCCTTGGCTGCCTGACCCTGGCCGTCACGCTGCCGCCCGGCTCGGTGCTTGGTATGGCGGCTGTGCTGGCGGCGGGCATGACAGTGCGGCTTGTGGTGCTGCGGCTGCGGCAGTCCCGGCCGGAGGTGCCGGGCAGCTAG
- a CDS encoding DUF349 domain-containing protein: MTDSQKSDETLAAAPANETETTATPAEDSSPAEVTHPAPGAEDAPTTEDAAAPGIHAGEPTADGEKATAESPVPTPAKRPAPSPAAFAARPKATPSAAAPAPAIVSSAAALAEAARWGRVEGDGHVFLTLDGEEHPVGQYPGVSADEALGYFARKYDDIVAQIVLLEQRVSSKAPSTDMQKTVTHLREQLAERNMVGDLRAAEGRLDTLVGQIVDLEKSEKAEHDAVRAAELAAREAIVAEAEEIAGHDPAQIQWKTSSARMNELFESWKIAQKSGVRLGRSNEDALWKRFRAARTVFDRHRRAYFSQLDSNNSTAKAAKEKLIAEAEALSASTDWGYAAGEYRRLMDEWKASPRASRKDDDALWARFRAAQDIFFTHRQAANEEIDQEYGANLVVKEELLAEANTLLPIKDLTAAKKALQSIRDRWEEAGKVPRADMGRIEAGLRKVEDAVRHAEDENWKRSNPETKARTNSALSQLESAITGLKDDLAKAEKAGDQRKIKAAQEALDARQAWLEQLERSASELA, encoded by the coding sequence GTGACAGACAGTCAGAAATCCGACGAAACGTTGGCAGCAGCACCCGCCAACGAAACCGAAACCACGGCAACCCCGGCCGAGGACAGCAGCCCGGCCGAGGTGACGCACCCGGCCCCCGGGGCCGAAGACGCCCCGACGACTGAAGATGCCGCGGCTCCGGGAATCCACGCCGGCGAGCCGACTGCCGACGGCGAGAAGGCCACGGCTGAGTCACCGGTTCCCACCCCTGCCAAGCGCCCGGCCCCCTCCCCCGCCGCGTTCGCGGCACGCCCGAAGGCCACGCCCTCTGCCGCGGCCCCCGCACCGGCCATCGTCTCGTCCGCTGCCGCCCTGGCCGAAGCAGCGCGCTGGGGCAGGGTCGAAGGAGACGGCCACGTCTTCCTGACCCTCGACGGCGAGGAACACCCCGTCGGCCAGTATCCCGGCGTCAGCGCCGACGAGGCACTGGGCTATTTCGCCCGGAAGTACGACGACATCGTGGCCCAAATCGTCCTGCTCGAACAGCGCGTCAGCTCCAAAGCTCCGTCCACGGACATGCAGAAGACCGTCACGCACCTGCGCGAACAGCTCGCCGAGCGCAACATGGTGGGCGACCTCCGGGCCGCCGAGGGCCGTCTGGACACCCTGGTCGGCCAGATCGTCGATCTGGAGAAGTCCGAGAAGGCAGAACATGACGCCGTCCGCGCCGCCGAACTGGCCGCCCGCGAAGCAATCGTGGCGGAGGCCGAAGAAATCGCCGGCCACGACCCGGCCCAGATCCAGTGGAAGACGTCCAGCGCGCGGATGAACGAACTGTTCGAAAGCTGGAAAATTGCGCAGAAGAGCGGGGTCCGTCTCGGACGCAGCAACGAAGACGCGCTTTGGAAGCGGTTCCGGGCCGCCCGGACCGTTTTCGACCGGCACCGCCGCGCCTACTTCTCCCAGCTGGACAGCAACAACTCGACAGCCAAAGCGGCCAAGGAGAAGCTCATCGCCGAAGCCGAAGCGCTGTCGGCCTCGACCGACTGGGGCTATGCTGCCGGCGAATACCGCCGGTTGATGGATGAGTGGAAGGCTTCACCGCGCGCGAGCCGCAAGGACGACGACGCCCTCTGGGCCCGTTTCCGTGCCGCACAGGACATCTTCTTCACCCACAGGCAGGCCGCCAACGAAGAGATCGACCAGGAATACGGCGCTAACCTCGTTGTGAAGGAAGAGCTCCTGGCGGAGGCGAATACGCTGCTGCCCATCAAGGATCTGACCGCTGCCAAGAAGGCCCTGCAGTCGATCCGTGACCGTTGGGAAGAAGCCGGCAAAGTCCCGCGCGCCGACATGGGCCGCATCGAAGCCGGGCTGCGGAAGGTCGAGGACGCCGTCCGCCACGCCGAAGACGAGAACTGGAAGCGGTCCAACCCGGAGACGAAGGCGCGCACCAACAGTGCCCTGAGCCAGCTCGAATCCGCGATAACCGGCCTCAAGGATGACTTGGCCAAGGCCGAGAAAGCCGGCGACCAGCGCAAGATCAAGGCGGCACAGGAAGCCCTCGACGCCCGCCAGGCGTGGCTGGAGCAGCTGGAACGCTCCGCCAGCGAACTCGCCTAG
- the hisS gene encoding histidine--tRNA ligase, with the protein MARTASLSGFPEWLPEERLVELHVLDTLRRTFELHGFSSIETRAVETVGQLLRKGEIDKEVYGLSRLQDDDGTPGSDAGKTDPHALALHFDLTVPFARYVVENAGYLAFPFRRYQIQKVWRGERPQEGRAREFTQADIDVVGDGDLPFRYDVEIALVIAEALNALPIPDFLLRINNRKLAEGFYTGIGLTDTAGVLRSIDKLEKIGPAKVAELLRSELGATEDQAQAALKLAGIRTPDTSFVDQVRALGVSNDLLEEGLNELEQVIAAAVQRAPGRVVADLSIARGLDYYTGTVVETILVGHEQLGSICSGGRYDALASKGNRKFPGVGLSIGVTRLVSRILSQNLASASRSVPTVVLVALNSDDSWGAAQDVAAALRSRGIATEVAAKAEKFGKQIKFADRRGIPFVWFTDDDGKHQVKDIRTGEQHDADPADWTPAEEDLRVRVTTN; encoded by the coding sequence ATGGCACGCACAGCCTCCCTGTCCGGATTCCCCGAATGGCTTCCCGAGGAGCGGCTGGTGGAGTTGCATGTGCTGGATACGCTGCGGCGGACCTTTGAGCTGCACGGGTTCTCCTCGATCGAGACCCGGGCCGTGGAAACGGTGGGCCAGCTGCTGCGCAAGGGCGAGATTGACAAGGAAGTCTACGGACTCAGCCGGCTCCAGGACGACGACGGAACTCCCGGCAGCGACGCCGGGAAAACTGACCCGCACGCCCTGGCCCTGCACTTCGACCTCACCGTGCCGTTTGCCCGCTATGTCGTGGAGAACGCCGGGTACCTTGCCTTCCCGTTCCGCCGATACCAGATCCAGAAGGTCTGGCGTGGGGAGCGTCCGCAGGAGGGCCGCGCCCGCGAGTTCACCCAGGCGGACATCGACGTCGTCGGCGACGGTGACCTGCCGTTCCGCTACGACGTTGAAATCGCCCTGGTTATTGCCGAGGCCCTGAACGCCCTGCCAATTCCCGATTTCCTGCTCCGGATCAACAACCGCAAGCTCGCGGAGGGCTTCTACACCGGCATCGGGCTGACCGATACCGCGGGGGTGCTGCGCAGCATCGACAAGCTCGAAAAGATCGGTCCCGCCAAAGTGGCGGAGCTGCTCCGCTCCGAACTCGGTGCGACCGAGGACCAGGCGCAGGCAGCGCTGAAGCTTGCCGGCATCCGCACACCGGATACGTCCTTCGTGGATCAGGTCCGGGCGCTGGGGGTCAGCAACGACCTCCTCGAAGAGGGCCTGAATGAATTGGAGCAGGTCATTGCCGCTGCCGTCCAGCGGGCACCCGGACGGGTGGTGGCGGACTTGAGCATAGCCCGCGGACTGGACTATTACACCGGCACCGTCGTGGAGACCATCCTGGTGGGCCACGAACAGCTCGGCTCGATCTGCTCCGGCGGCCGCTACGACGCCCTCGCCAGCAAGGGAAACCGCAAGTTCCCGGGCGTCGGACTCTCGATCGGGGTCACCCGTCTGGTCTCGCGGATCCTCAGCCAAAACCTCGCCTCCGCCTCGCGTTCCGTTCCCACCGTGGTCCTCGTGGCGCTGAACAGCGATGACAGCTGGGGTGCGGCCCAGGACGTCGCCGCGGCGCTGCGCAGCCGCGGCATCGCCACCGAGGTCGCCGCGAAAGCCGAGAAGTTCGGCAAACAAATTAAGTTCGCGGACCGCCGGGGGATCCCGTTCGTCTGGTTCACGGACGACGATGGCAAGCACCAGGTCAAGGACATCCGCACCGGCGAACAGCACGACGCCGATCCGGCGGACTGGACCCCGGCCGAGGAAGACCTGCGCGTGCGCGTCACAACGAACTAG
- a CDS encoding RelA/SpoT family protein has product MEERSKPVPAAPDQGHAQGSRTGVVASGRNDGPVPVDSSGARPTFPGRRERTRSRLARLTGRGAPAYSPILEPLLRTVRVNNPKEDFDLIQRAFVVAERCHRGQKRKSGDPYITHPVAVATILAELGLSGTTLAAALLHDTVEDTAYSLEDLKAEFGPEVAMLVDGVTKLDKVSFGEAAQSETVRKMVVAMAKDIRVLMIKLADRLHNARTWRFVSAESSGRKARETLEIFAPLAHRLGMNTIKWELEDLSFAALYPKVYEEIVRMVGDRTPEREKNLSVIRNQITDDLRAAKIKATITGRPKHYYSIYQKMIVRDKDFDDINDLMGVRVLVDSVRDCYAALGAMHSRWNPLPGRFKDYIAMPKFNMYQSLHTVVIGPGGKPVEIQIRTHEMHRRAEYGVAAHWKYKDQPNRSAAGPGSPRDGDMGWLRSLVDWQQETSDPGEFLDSLRFEINAREVFVFTPKGEVMALPAGSTPVDFAYAVHTEVGHRTIGARVNGKLVPLNSELNHGDWVEIFTSKAEGAGPSQDWQHFVKSARARNKIRQWFSKERREEAIDHGKELLTKAMRKQNLPLQRLMTHDALAAIAEDFKYVDISGLYAGVGDGHTSAQSVMERLVEHVGGNETPDDELTEVSIPTQVSKTRYSDSGVVVRGVDDIWVKLARCCTPVPPDPILGFVTRGSGVSVHRTDCTNVSGLMDEPDRIVEVDWAPTQSSVFLVEIQVEALDRKSLLSDVTRVLSESHVNIMAASVQTSTDRVAISKFAFEMGDPKYLSHVLSAVRRIDGVFDVYRTTGNRRRS; this is encoded by the coding sequence TTGGAAGAACGATCGAAGCCGGTGCCGGCGGCACCGGATCAGGGTCACGCCCAGGGGTCCCGGACCGGTGTGGTTGCCTCCGGACGCAATGATGGTCCGGTGCCGGTGGACAGCTCCGGCGCCCGGCCCACATTCCCGGGCCGCCGCGAACGGACCCGTTCCCGGCTGGCCCGGCTGACGGGTCGGGGAGCGCCGGCGTATTCGCCGATCCTCGAGCCGTTGCTGCGTACCGTCCGGGTCAACAACCCCAAGGAAGACTTCGACCTCATCCAGCGTGCCTTTGTCGTTGCGGAGCGCTGCCACCGGGGCCAGAAGCGTAAGAGCGGTGATCCTTACATCACCCATCCTGTTGCCGTCGCCACCATCCTCGCCGAACTGGGACTGAGCGGCACAACGCTGGCCGCCGCCCTGCTGCACGACACCGTCGAAGACACCGCGTACTCGCTGGAAGACCTGAAGGCGGAGTTCGGTCCCGAAGTGGCGATGCTGGTGGACGGCGTCACCAAACTGGACAAGGTGAGCTTCGGAGAAGCCGCCCAGTCTGAAACCGTCCGCAAGATGGTCGTGGCCATGGCCAAGGACATCCGGGTGCTGATGATCAAGCTCGCTGACCGCCTGCACAACGCACGGACCTGGCGGTTTGTGTCCGCTGAGTCCTCTGGACGCAAGGCCCGCGAGACGCTGGAGATTTTTGCTCCGCTGGCGCACCGCCTCGGCATGAACACGATTAAGTGGGAATTGGAAGACCTCTCCTTCGCTGCGCTCTACCCGAAGGTCTACGAGGAAATCGTCCGGATGGTGGGGGACCGCACTCCGGAACGCGAAAAGAACCTGAGCGTCATCCGGAATCAGATCACCGATGACCTGCGTGCTGCCAAGATTAAGGCAACCATCACCGGCCGGCCGAAGCACTACTACTCGATTTATCAGAAGATGATCGTGCGGGACAAGGACTTCGACGACATCAACGACCTCATGGGCGTGCGGGTGCTGGTCGATTCCGTCCGGGACTGTTACGCCGCCCTGGGAGCCATGCATTCCCGCTGGAATCCGCTGCCCGGGCGGTTCAAAGACTACATCGCGATGCCGAAGTTCAACATGTACCAGTCGTTGCATACGGTGGTGATCGGACCCGGCGGCAAACCGGTGGAGATCCAGATCCGCACCCACGAGATGCACCGGCGGGCCGAGTACGGCGTAGCCGCGCACTGGAAGTACAAGGACCAGCCCAACCGCTCGGCGGCCGGCCCCGGCAGCCCGCGCGACGGCGACATGGGATGGCTGCGTTCCCTTGTTGACTGGCAGCAGGAGACTTCGGACCCGGGCGAGTTCCTTGACTCTTTGCGCTTCGAAATTAATGCCCGTGAGGTGTTCGTCTTTACCCCCAAGGGTGAGGTGATGGCCCTGCCCGCCGGGTCCACACCGGTGGACTTCGCCTATGCCGTCCACACCGAGGTGGGCCACCGGACCATCGGCGCGCGCGTCAATGGCAAGCTCGTGCCGCTAAACAGCGAGCTCAACCACGGTGACTGGGTGGAGATCTTCACGTCCAAGGCCGAAGGAGCCGGCCCGAGCCAGGACTGGCAGCACTTCGTCAAAAGTGCCCGGGCGCGGAACAAGATCAGGCAATGGTTCAGCAAGGAACGCCGCGAAGAGGCTATTGATCACGGCAAGGAGCTGCTGACCAAGGCAATGCGCAAGCAGAACCTCCCACTGCAGCGCCTGATGACACACGATGCCCTGGCTGCCATCGCCGAGGACTTCAAATACGTGGATATCTCCGGCCTCTATGCCGGGGTCGGTGACGGCCACACCTCGGCCCAGTCCGTGATGGAACGACTGGTCGAGCATGTCGGCGGAAACGAAACCCCCGACGACGAGCTCACCGAGGTTTCCATCCCGACACAGGTCTCCAAAACCCGCTACTCCGATTCCGGTGTGGTGGTCCGCGGCGTCGACGACATCTGGGTGAAACTCGCCCGGTGCTGCACACCGGTGCCGCCTGACCCGATCCTCGGATTTGTGACCCGGGGGTCCGGCGTCTCCGTGCACCGGACCGACTGCACCAACGTGTCGGGCCTGATGGACGAGCCGGACCGTATCGTCGAGGTGGACTGGGCGCCGACGCAGTCCAGCGTGTTCCTGGTGGAGATCCAGGTCGAGGCGCTGGACAGAAAATCGCTCCTCTCGGACGTGACCAGGGTGCTGTCCGAGAGCCACGTCAACATCATGGCAGCGAGTGTGCAGACCTCCACCGACCGGGTCGCGATCTCCAAGTTCGCGTTTGAGATGGGTGATCCCAAGTACCTTAGCCATGTCCTGAGTGCCGTGCGCCGGATCGACGGGGTCTTTGACGTCTACCGCACCACCGGCAACCGGCGGCGCAGCTAG